In Erigeron canadensis isolate Cc75 chromosome 1, C_canadensis_v1, whole genome shotgun sequence, a single window of DNA contains:
- the LOC122593355 gene encoding uncharacterized protein LOC122593355, with the protein MEALSVMIKKVISHKRIKGIEIGKDGLILSQLLYADDCMILGDWLIKNLKAVTRVLRVFNLCSGLKIHLGKSNLYGIGVNQEDCVRWRRYINEPESLRRKVIDALHGSKRGWNFVPANRYLPGVWHNIVKYMEAVKVNGLGIQNLLKGEVGNGYEIRFWQDMWVSTKPLKVKFPKLFTLEKDKRVKVLDRFNADTGKFDKFAG; encoded by the exons ATGGAAGCTTTGTCAGTGATGATCAAGAAGGTGATTTCTCATAAACGCATAAAAGGAATTGAGATCGGAAAAGACGGGCTGATTCTTTCTCAGCTCCTATACGCAGATGACTGCATGATATTGGGAGACTGGTTGATCAAGAATCTCAAAGCAGTGACAAGGGTGTTACGAGTTTTCAACTTATGTTCAGGACTAAAAATCCACCTTGGGAAATCCAATCTATACGGTATTGGGGTGAATCAAGAGGATTGTGTGAGATGGCGAAG GTACATAAATGAACCTGAAAGCTTAAGGAGAAAGGTCATCGATGCATTACACGGCTCTAAAAGAGGCTGGAATTTTGTACCAGCAAACAGATATCTTCCTGGTGTTTGGCACAACATTGTTAAATATATGGAAGCGGTGAAGGTAAACGGTTTGGGTATTCAAAATCTTCTTAAAGGTGAGGTGGGAAATGGTTACGAGATCAGATTCTGGCAAGATATGTGGGTCTCCACTAAGCCTCTCAAAGTTAAATTTCCGAAGCTTTTCACCTTGGAAAAGGATAAAAGAGTCAAGGTTTTGGATCGTTTTAATGCTGATACAGGAAAATTTGATAAGTTTGCTGGATGA